From the genome of Nicotiana sylvestris chromosome 2, ASM39365v2, whole genome shotgun sequence, one region includes:
- the LOC104224849 gene encoding dihydroceramide fatty acyl 2-hydroxylase FAH1-like: MVAQGFNVDLNKALVFQVGHLGEAYQEWIHQPIVSKEGPRFFESDFWEFLTRTVWWAIPTIWLPVVCYSIFTSIRMGHTVPEVALMVAFGIFIWTLMEYTLHRFLFHINTTSYWGNTAHYLLHGCHHKHPMDGLRLVFPPAATAVLCIPFWNLIKFLATPSTAPALFGGGLLGYVMYDVTHYYLHHGQPTNEVPKSLKKYHLNHHFRIQNKGFGITSSFWDKVFGTLPHSTSAKNR, from the exons GTTGGCCACCTTGGAGAAGCTTACCAAGAGTGGATTCACCAGCCCATTGTCAGCAAGGAAGGTCCGCGATTTTTTGAAAGTGATTTTTGGGAG TTTCTGACTCGCACAGTTTGGTGGGCAATTCCAACCATATGGCTTCCAGTTGTATGCTATAGTATCTTCACGTCTATCCGTATGGGTCATACTGTCCCGGAGGTGGCATTGATGGTGGCTTTTGGCATTTTCATCTGGACACTGATGGAATACACTCTTCATCGTTTTCTTTTCCACATTAATACAACGAGCTATTG GGGAAACACTGCTCATTATCTTCTTCATGGCTGTCATCATAAGCATCCCATGGATGGTCTACGGCTTGTTTTTCCACCTGCTGCAACGGCTGTTCTTTGCATACCT TTCTGGAACTTGATCAAATTCCTGGCGACTCCCTCTACTGCTCCTGCTTTGTTTGGAGGCGGTCTATTGGGCTACGTTATGTATGATGTAACCCACTACTACTTGCATCACGGACAACCGACAAATGAAGTGCCTAAAAGTCTTAAG AAATATCACTTGAATCATCATTTTCGTATCCAGAACAAAGGTTTTGGCATTACCTCCTCTTTCTGGGACAAGGTATTTGGAACACTACCACATTCAACATCAGCCAAGAACAGATGA
- the LOC104224850 gene encoding uncharacterized protein yields the protein MSFPWKKLKKTSICRLVKEHIRSHRNGGSPLIVETGFPTSLIDLFVKNRQRFIKPSKKKVAKSTFSSPSSLSLHLASPMAPATYTINKGSQLKGCQEKGERFDVDTNQVLIALVKIFLVVVLVLGAKNFVMGITMSAILLCFLEYSYRWLIPCSGAKRRILFMVQWVWTFIGGKMIELEKDDCVFKAPSELANQGVKEKTYESSRDRKLDEGMDSERKEEELRSELLESKKKKSHKSNMKSKMKKFLSNKLRKKISSMIVK from the coding sequence ATGTCTTTTCCatggaagaaattgaagaagacaAGTATATGTCGATTGGTGAAGGAACATATTCGTTCTCACAGGAATGGTGGATCTCCTCTTATAGTAGAAACTGGTTTCCCTACTTCCCTTATAGATCTTTTTGTCAAGAATCGCCAAAGGTTCATTAAACCTTCCAAGAAAAAGGTAGCTAAGTCCACTTTCAGCTCTCCTTCTTCTCTGAGTTTGCATTTGGCTTCTCCTATGGCACCAGCCACTTACACAATCAATAAGGGGTCTCAGTTAAAGGGTTGCCAGGAAAAAGGTGAAAGATTTGATGTTGATACAAATCAGGTGTTAATAGCACTTGTGAAGATCTTTCTGGTGGTGGTTTTAGTTTTAGGAGCAAAGAACTTTGTTATGGGGATAACCATGTCAGCTATATTGTTGTGTTTCTTGGAATATTCGTATAGATGGCTCATTCCTTGTTCAGGAGCAAAAAGGAGGATTCTTTTTATGGTACAGTGGGTTTGGACATTCATTGGAGGCAAAATGATTGAGTTAGAAAAAGATGACTGTGTTTTTAAAGCACCATCAGAGTTGGCTAATCAAGGTGTCAAGGAGAAAACTTATGAGTCAAGTAGGGATAGAAAACTGGATGAAGGAATGGACTCAGAGAGGAAAGAAGAGGAATTGAGGAGTGAATTGTTGGAATCCAAGAAAAAGAAATCTCATAAATCTAATATGAAATCCAAGATGAAGAAATTTCTTTCAAACAAGTTGAGAAAGAAGATAAGTTCAATGATTGTCAAGTGA